DNA sequence from the Myxococcaceae bacterium JPH2 genome:
AACCTCGGTGGTGGCCTACACGCGGGACTCGACCACGGGAGCATTCACGGCGTATCCGGGCTCGGGCGCCGCGGACGGAACCATCTCCGTGCCCAACGTCCCATCCGGCCGCATCTACTTGAAGCTGGGCTCGCGCTACCTGGTGAGCAGCGACCGGACGTTCGACCTGGGCTCCACCGAGTGGGGCCGCGACGGCACCTCCGTCTCGGTGCCCACGCCCATGACCATCTCGGCCACCGGCCTGTCTCCCTGGCAGTCGGGAGACTTCCTGGACGTGTATTCGTTGAACTCGGCCGCGTCCGGCTACGTCGGCGGCAATGCCACGGGACGCCCCGTGGCGGGCGCCACGTCCCTGTCCGGGCTGAGCTTCGATTACGCCACCTTGCGCAACCCCGTCCTGCTCGACGCCAGCCTCGGGGACAAGCTCTCGCTGGCGCAGATGCGCTGGCAGACCACCGCCAGTGGCGTGCCCTACCGCGCCATGCACAAGGTGCTGCTCGCGAACGTGACGCAGGTGCCGGGACAGCCCGTCACCGTCAACGGGGCCTTCACGCAGCCTGCTGCGACGGGCACCTTCTCGGTGGATTGGAGACGCTCCGCCTTTGACGCCCTCCACACCCAGGTGAACCCGGACGCGGTCAGCACGTACAACGAGATCTGGATGTCCGCGCGTCCTGCCGCGGTGAGCTCCGCACAGTCGGTCCTCAGCGGGCCGCCCTTGCTCGTGACGCTCAACCCGGATGCGCAGAAGACCGACCTCGTCACGGGGGCCATGGCCTACAACAACCCGCTTCCGGCGACGTGGCAGAAGGTGGCCTTCGCCATCGCGGGCTTCTCGAAGGACTACGTGCTGGGAAGCGCGGCGCCTTACTCCATGAACGTGGAGAGCCGCGTGGAGCAGGACGCGAGCGCCTTCATGGCCGCGCCCGTGGAGCCCCTCATCGGGCCAGTGCAGTCGCCCCAGGTGAACACGCGAGGCGCGTTCCAGAACCTCACGGGCGTGGGAACGGATGCATCGCTGCGCTGGTCGAAGCCGCTGCTTGGCACGGCCACGAACTACGTGGTGAACGTCTACCGGCTCGGCACGAGCAATGGCGCCACCACCGCCACGCGCGTGGCGGTGCTCCACACGGACCTCCAGAGCGTGTACCTGCCGCCGGATGTGCTCCAGGCGGGGCAGACCTACTTCGCTGAGATTCAGAGCTGGTACCAGCCCGGTTCGAACCTGGCCACGAGCCCGTTCAAGCGCGCGCTGCCGCGAGCCCGCGCCAGCGTGCTCACCGGCACCTTCAGCCCGTAGTCGTTGATGTTCCAGGAAGGGAGGGGGCTTGCTCCCTCCCTTCCTCACGAGGCACCTCGCCTCCTCGAGCCCGCGCCGTTGCCCGCCCGAGGGGCATGCGGGCAACGGCGCGTTTGACGCTTCCAGAGGCGACACCCGATAGTGCGCGCCGGCTCCCATGCGCACTCCCTTCTACGCCGCCTGCCCCGTCTGCGAGGCCACCGAGTCCCGCGAGGTCATCTCCTACCGCGAGCTGTCCTTCGGCCGGTGCACGGGCTGCGGCCTCATCTACAAGCGCGAGCAGGTCCCTGGCCTGGGGGATGGCTACGAGGAGAAGTACTTCAAGCACAACCGCGCCAAGTACCTGGGGCGCTGGGACCACCGCGTGCGCAAGTGCGAGCGACAGGTGCTCGCCTGCCTGGAGTACGCGCCGCACGCGAAGGACCTGCTCGACGTGGGGTGCTCGGCCGGCTACGTGCTGGAGGCCGCGCAGCGGTTGGGCCTGAGCGCCACGGGGCTGGACTACTCGCGCTTCACCGTGGACCTCTGCCGCGAGCGGGGTTACCGCGCCGAGTACGGCTCGCTGACGCAAATGCCCTTCCCGGATGCGTCGTTCGACATCATCACGCTCAAGCACACGCTGGAGCACGTGGACCAGCCCATGGGCGGGCTGCGAGAACTCCAGCGCGTGCTGCGCCCCGGTGGCGTGGCCTTCGTCATCGTGCCGGACGCGGCCTATTACAAAATCATCGTGATGCCGCGGCGGGGCCGCTCGTTCCGGCCGGACCGGCGCGGCTGGCAGCACCACGTCTACTTCTACGAGAAGAACCTCGCGGACGCGTGCGCGCGCGCGGGCATGGTGCCCGTGAAAGCGGGCAAGGACATCCTGCGCCGACGACTGGCGAAGGGGCTGCGCGCGCCCTACGAGTACGTCCGCTTCGCGTTGCAGTGGGCCTGGGTCCAGGTCTGCCGCGTCACGCACCTGCGCCGCGAAATCCAGGTCATCGCCCAACGGCCCGCCGCCACCGCGCTGCCCGAGGCCCGCACGCCAGCGCAACCCGCCGCCTGAGCGGGACCCCGCGGGCCGCGCCGCGACGCCTCACGTCTGGGCCGACCCATGGGTCGCGGCCCAGCGATGCATGGTGCACACCTCGCAGCCCATGGCCTGCCCAAGGCCTTCGTGCCGTGCTCTGGTGCGTGGAGACCCGCTGCCCAAAGTCTGGCGGCGAGACAGGAGCCCCATGCACCGCCTTCGTCCCTGGGTCGTGATGTTCGCACTGTATGGCTTTGCGAGCGCCGCCGCCCCCGCGCCCTCGGTGCGCGATCAAATCGACACCTTCGTGCGCGCGGAGCTGGCGAAGCAGCACATCCCCGGCCTCGGCATTGGCGTGGTGAGCCACGGCAAGGTCATCCTCGTGAAGGGCTATGGCTTCGCCAACCTGGAGCACGACGTGCGCGTGGAGCCACGGACGCTCTTCCAGTCCGGCTCCCTGGGCAAACAGTTCACCGCCATGACCGTGATGCTCCAGGTGGAGGCGGGGAAGCTCGCGCTCAGTGACTCGGTGAAGAAGTTCTTCCCGGACGCGCCGGCCTCGTGGGACGGCATCACTGTGCGCCACCTGCTGACGCACACCTCCGGCATCGCGGACCTCGAGGGACTGCTCGACCCTCGGAAGGACTTCACCGACGAGGAGCTGGCGCGCTTCATCTACACCCTGCCCATCGAGTTCCCCGTCGGCACGCGCTGGCACTACAGCAACACCGGCTATGACCTGCTCGGCATCATCGTGAACCGCGTCGCGGGCACCTCGTACCTCAACGTGCTGCGCGACCAGGTCTTCCGGCCCGCGGGGATGACGACGGCGCGAGGCATCAGCGAGGACGACGTCATCCCGCACCGGGCCAGCGGCTACCGG
Encoded proteins:
- a CDS encoding class I SAM-dependent methyltransferase, encoding MRTPFYAACPVCEATESREVISYRELSFGRCTGCGLIYKREQVPGLGDGYEEKYFKHNRAKYLGRWDHRVRKCERQVLACLEYAPHAKDLLDVGCSAGYVLEAAQRLGLSATGLDYSRFTVDLCRERGYRAEYGSLTQMPFPDASFDIITLKHTLEHVDQPMGGLRELQRVLRPGGVAFVIVPDAAYYKIIVMPRRGRSFRPDRRGWQHHVYFYEKNLADACARAGMVPVKAGKDILRRRLAKGLRAPYEYVRFALQWAWVQVCRVTHLRREIQVIAQRPAATALPEARTPAQPAA
- a CDS encoding ABC transporter substrate-binding protein, which codes for MKMSLISLGLLAGMTGVGCAGLDETDAVAPAVTSDATAQATQGLVTQVTGTSPVTFVDFSGTETKPYNQSATSVVAYTRDSTTGAFTAYPGSGAADGTISVPNVPSGRIYLKLGSRYLVSSDRTFDLGSTEWGRDGTSVSVPTPMTISATGLSPWQSGDFLDVYSLNSAASGYVGGNATGRPVAGATSLSGLSFDYATLRNPVLLDASLGDKLSLAQMRWQTTASGVPYRAMHKVLLANVTQVPGQPVTVNGAFTQPAATGTFSVDWRRSAFDALHTQVNPDAVSTYNEIWMSARPAAVSSAQSVLSGPPLLVTLNPDAQKTDLVTGAMAYNNPLPATWQKVAFAIAGFSKDYVLGSAAPYSMNVESRVEQDASAFMAAPVEPLIGPVQSPQVNTRGAFQNLTGVGTDASLRWSKPLLGTATNYVVNVYRLGTSNGATTATRVAVLHTDLQSVYLPPDVLQAGQTYFAEIQSWYQPGSNLATSPFKRALPRARASVLTGTFSP